A genomic window from Caballeronia sp. SBC1 includes:
- the rfbH gene encoding lipopolysaccharide biosynthesis protein RfbH yields MTTKDQIREQIIQLVRQYGEIASQPVAFEPGTSVVPPAGKVVGAPEMEAMVHASLDAWLTTGRFNDEFEKKLAAFIGVRYLITVNSGSSANLVAFSTLTSPRLGDRAIRPGDEVIGVAAGFPTTVNPILQFGAVPVFVDVELGTYNIDATQIEAAISPKTKAIMLAHTLGNPYNLETIVALCKKYNLWLIEDCCDALGATYDGKLVGTFGDIGTISFYPAHHITMGEGGAVFTNNPELKLIAESFRDWGRDCYCAPGKDNTCGKRFCWKLGNLPEGYDHKYTYSHLGYNLKITDMQAACGLAQMDRVEGFVQARRDNFAYLHDKLQSCKEFLILPHATPNSDPSWFGFPITLKPEADFRRVDLLAYLDQNKIGTRLLFAGNLTRQPYMIGRNYRVSGELTNTDIIMNQTFWVGVYPGLSREMLDFVVEKLETFLGVNF; encoded by the coding sequence ATGACAACTAAAGATCAGATTCGCGAACAAATCATCCAGCTCGTCCGGCAGTACGGCGAGATCGCTTCGCAACCCGTTGCCTTCGAACCTGGCACATCCGTCGTTCCGCCTGCGGGCAAGGTAGTCGGGGCGCCCGAGATGGAAGCGATGGTCCACGCGTCCCTCGATGCATGGCTCACGACCGGTCGTTTCAACGACGAGTTCGAGAAGAAGCTCGCCGCGTTCATCGGCGTGCGATATCTGATTACGGTGAACTCCGGTTCGTCGGCGAACTTGGTCGCGTTTTCTACGCTGACCTCGCCGCGACTCGGCGACCGCGCCATCCGTCCGGGCGACGAAGTGATCGGCGTGGCTGCAGGCTTCCCGACAACCGTCAACCCGATCCTTCAATTTGGCGCGGTTCCGGTTTTTGTCGATGTGGAGCTTGGCACGTACAACATCGATGCGACCCAGATTGAAGCGGCCATCTCGCCGAAGACGAAAGCGATCATGCTCGCGCATACGCTTGGCAATCCGTACAACCTCGAGACGATCGTCGCGTTGTGCAAGAAGTACAACCTGTGGTTGATCGAAGATTGCTGCGACGCGTTGGGCGCAACTTACGACGGCAAGCTCGTTGGCACCTTTGGCGATATCGGTACGATCAGTTTCTATCCGGCGCACCACATCACGATGGGCGAAGGCGGCGCGGTGTTCACGAACAACCCCGAGCTCAAGCTGATTGCTGAATCGTTCCGTGACTGGGGCCGCGATTGCTACTGCGCGCCGGGCAAGGACAACACGTGCGGCAAGCGTTTCTGCTGGAAGCTCGGCAACCTGCCCGAAGGCTACGATCACAAGTACACGTACTCGCATCTTGGCTACAACCTGAAGATCACCGACATGCAGGCAGCCTGCGGACTCGCGCAGATGGATCGGGTGGAAGGCTTCGTGCAAGCGCGTCGCGACAACTTCGCCTACCTGCATGACAAGCTTCAAAGCTGCAAGGAATTCTTGATCTTGCCGCACGCAACGCCGAATTCGGACCCGTCGTGGTTTGGTTTCCCGATCACGCTCAAGCCTGAAGCCGATTTCCGTCGCGTGGATCTGCTTGCGTACCTCGATCAGAACAAGATCGGCACGCGCCTGCTGTTCGCTGGCAACCTCACACGCCAGCCGTACATGATCGGACGTAACTATCGCGTGAGTGGCGAACTGACAAACACCGACATCATCATGAATCAGACGTTCTGGGTCGGTGTGTATCCGGGGCTCTCCCGCGAAATGCTCGACTTCGTCGTTGAGAAGCTCGAGACCTTCCTCGGCGTGAACTTCTAA